In a single window of the Coffea eugenioides isolate CCC68of chromosome 3, Ceug_1.0, whole genome shotgun sequence genome:
- the LOC113766081 gene encoding protein FAR1-RELATED SEQUENCE 5-like, which yields MEEALCPKIGMEFQSEDEAYNFYNRYGLVVGFSVRKDYLNKDKDGVVTSRRYTCCKEGFKPQYEGDVKPKRTRAETKTGCEAKMGIILNRETMKYQVRDLVIEHNHTLHISEYAHMMRSQRKVSISQGAQAEIANDAGISLKQSHELMGKEAGGLGNIGYTRDDLKRYLRTKRERGLKYGETGAMLRYFEEQKLENPSFFHAEQLDCEEQITNIFWADASMLMDYTYFGDVITFDTTYKTNKEYRPLGVFVGFNQFRQLVIFGATLLYDETIESFKWVFGTFVEAVCGRHPKTIFTDQDAAMAAAISAVMPSTYHGLCTFHIRVNFMKHLGNYYKDGSNLPYRFGECMYEIEDENEFIMAWDAMLKEHKLETNEWLCGIYACRKKWAKCFMKGAWTAGMRSTQLSESLNASIKHYLKLDHNLVEFFKHFDRVVDEKRYNELKAEYHSRQKLPMLGLQQTPVLIQAACIYSSCMFVAFQNEYDESTTMVILDQKHTIMHVEYSVSHYDGGRARRLILNPITKDITCSCNLFEQEGILYSHALKVYDMVGTKFIPDQYVTKRWTKKARSGASVDCKGREISSDPSLSISHRYRLLAPEMVRLATRAAMSEAATKFEETKRQKN from the exons ATGGAAGAAGCATTGTGTCCTAAGATCGGCATGGAGTTTCAGTCAGAAGATGAGGCATACAACTTCTacaataggtatggattagttgttGGGTTCAGTGTTCGGAAAGACTACTTGAACAAGGATAAAGACGGTGTAGTTACATCGAGAAGGTACACATGTTGCAAAGAAGGTTTCAAACCACAGTACGAAGGAGATGTAAAACCAAAGAGAACTCGAGCTGAAACAAAAACCGGATGTGAAGCTAAAATGGGGATAATTTTGAACAGAGAAACAATGAAGTATCAGGTTCGAGATCTGGTAATCGAGCATAATCACACACTACACATTTCAGAATATGCTCATATGATGCGTTCGCAAAGAAAAGTAAGTATTTCTCAAGGAGCCCAAGCTGAGATTGCAAATGATGCAGGAATATCCTTGAAACAATCCCATGAACTCATGGGAAAAGAGGCAGGTGGATTAGGCAATATTGGCTACACTCGTGATGACTTAAAACGCTATCTACGtacaaaaagagagagaggattAAAGTATGGTGAAACTGGTGCAATGCTACGATACtttgaagaacaaaaattggaaaatccgTCATTCTTCCACGCAGAGCAGCTTGATTGTGAAGAAcaaattacaaatatattttgggcTGATGCATCAATGCTGATGGATTATACCTATTTTGGAGATGTGATTACATTTGACACCACATATAAAACTAACAAGGAGTACAGACCATTGGGCGTATTTGTGGGATTCAATCAATTTAGACAATTGGTTATTTTTGGAGCAACTCTATTGTATGATGAGACCATTGAATCATTCAAGTGGGTGTTCGGTACATTTGTAGAGGCAGTTTGTGGAAGGCACCCAAAAACCATCTTCACAGATCAGGATGCAGCCATGGCCGCTGCAATTTCAGCTGTTATGCCTTCAACATACCATGGTCTGTGCACTTTTCATATTAGAGTCAACTTCATGAAACACCTTGGGAACTATTACAAGGATGGTAGTAATCTCCCATATAGATTTGGTGAATGTATGTATGAGATAGAAGATGAAAATGAGTTTATCATGGCCTGGGATGCAATGCTAAAAGAACACAAGCTCGAAACAAATGAATGGTTGTGTGGCATTTATGCATGTcgaaagaaatgggcaaaatgCTTCATGAAAGGCGCCTGGACTGCAGGTATGCGTAGCACCCAACTAAGTGAGAGTCTAAATGCTTCCATAAAACATTATCTAAAACTTGATCATAATCTGGttgaatttttcaaacattttgacCGAGTTGTGGATGAAAAAAGATATAATGAACTAAAAGCTGAGTATCACAGTCGACAGAAGCTGCCAATGTTGGGATTGCAACAGACTCCCGTACTGATCCAGGCAGCTTGTATATACTCTTCATGTATGTTTGTTGCATTCCAGAATGAATACGATGAATCCACTACAATGGTGATCTTGGACCAAAAGCATACTATAATGCATGTGGAATACAGTGTCAGTCACTATGATGGAGGAAGGGCAAGAAGACTGATATTGAATCCAATAACTAAAGACATTACTTGTAGTTGTAATCTTTTTGAGCAGGAAGGAATCCTATACTCACATGCTTTAAAAGTGTATGATATGGTTGGAACAAAGTTTATTCCTGATCAATATGTGACAAAGAGGTGGACAAAGAAGGCAAGGTCCGGAGCCAGCGTCGATTGCAAGGGTAGAGAAATATCATCAGATCCGTCTCTCTCTATTTCCCATCGATATAGGCTATTAGCACCCGAAATGGTAAGACTTGCTACCAGGGCTGCCATGTCAGAAGCTGCTACAAA GTTTGAAGAAACGAAGAGGCAGAAAAACTAA